The nucleotide window AGATTTTCTGTGAAGTCTTTGGTTTGCATAAAATCCGCGTACCCCTGAAAACCCGTATTCTTCAAAGCCAAATTCGCCGAGTCTTTGATTGGTCTGCGTAGTCCGCCGATTCCTGGTATGTGCGTGTATTTTATTTCGTTGCGTTTGAGGGTGTATGGTAGGGTTTCTTTGTTGAATTGTGGATTATGTCTGCTGTGGGGTACAGTGCGCACGTCAATAACCAATGTAACTTGAAATGCCTTAAGAAGCTCAATGAGCTCGTCCACGGTTCGGGTTGAGTGCCCAATCGTGTAAACAGTCAAGGCAGGCTTCTTAAACAACCAATCACACCCCTAACCACTCTATAGCATTCATGAAATATAAAACAAAACAAACCAGCTAACACTCAACTAAATCCGCAATAACATCTAACGGATTCTGTAGCCCCGCGAGCTTCTCTTTCACATCAAACCGTTGCCCCAACAATTTTTCTGCCAACGCCTGTGCACCAGAAATTTCTGATTTAAAAATTGGGAAACCCCCCTCCATTAAGTAATCGTTGACTTCCTGCTTCTCAAATGCGTTAAGCACAATCGCTGGTGTTCCCTGCAATGCGGCTTCCCGCGTGATTGTTCCGCCCACACCAATGAAAAGGTCCGCTTGCGCTACCAGGCTGGCTGAATCCACAAACCCTTGAGGAACAATCAGGTCCTCAATGTTATCTCGGCGATACCGGTCCAAATATACTACACGTGCGATTTTGCTAAGATTCTTTGTGAGCTGCAGGATGTCCATTTGTTTTTGGGCATAAATCGCTTTGTCCTCAAGGGGTCGAATTACCACAAGAGGTCTGCCAAAACCATAATCCACTGCTGGCTTAAACCCTTGAATCCACGCAACCTCATCCACACTGTCAAAATCAACAATCGCCCCATCAGACACATACCTCTCCACGGCATCATCAGCAATCGAGGACGACTTCACAATATACTTTGATAGCGGCAACGTAAGCTTATGAACAGCATACGCGTATGGCGTGTCAACTGTTGTAATGACTGGTTTTCCTAAGCCAAATGCGACACGGCACAAGTCAGCTGAACCATGCGAAATTGCTACGTCAAACTCTTGGTTCTTAAAAATTTTGCACATTTCCACCTGACGCAAAACTCCGCTTTCAAGCCGCGACATCAACGACTCAGGGTTGTATTCCCCAAATGCTCTCACTTCTTCTTTGAGGAACTCTGCCATTGTTGTGGTGTCTGGGTGTTTGCGGGTGGTTATGAAAACCTGATGCCCCCTGCTACGTAAGTGCCTAGCGATTGCTACGCCGTAGCGCATGTGCTTTCCAGTTAAGGCATCATACCAGACTTTCACGGTTAAACCTTCAAGAATTGACAGTTTGCCCTTTCAGCAGCTTTCTGGTCCCCTTCAGTATTGCCCACAAAGAGAATCCTGCTAAAGTCAACCCCGAGCTTCTCCTTAGCCAAAACAAGCTGCTTAAACCTATCCAAACTTATCTCGCGAGTGATGATGAAGTCAAAACGCAGATTTAGCGCTTTACTGATTTCGTCTGCTAATGCTTCGCCTTGCATGGTGACAAGAGCTTTGCGTTCAAAATGGTATTTTTCGAAGAGTTCTATGACGTTTTGGTTAACAGTCGCTTTTTTCCATGCCTCAGCTTCCAGTTTACTCCAAACTCTGAACACTTCTTTTTTTGCTTGCACATCAAGACCCGCGATGGTTTTGGTTACGGGTTTAACATCGTCGGTTTTGGCGTGCTTCTTTATTTCGGCTTCTAATTTTTTATAATCAATGGGTAAATTCACTATGGTTCCGTCTAAATCAAAAATCACCGCATCAATCACTGATACATCTCTCCAATAATTTTGCCATTAAACACAATGCGTCCAGGCGCATCCATATGCCGAATCCAGAACACTTCTGCTGGCAACGGGTTGTACTTTTCCAGTTTAGGCACCTCTTCTTTGTAGGCAAGTTTAGTGTAAAGATACGGGATGTTGATTGCGTAGTCTTGCCGTATGACTTTGCTTGCAAAACTGAAAAAGAACGAGGTCGTAAACATTCTGCCAGGGTTAATCTCAGTCACGCAGGGGACGCCGTCCTTGTTTTCTTTGAGGTCCACGCTTGCTATACCGCTAAAGTTGCCATCAATAGCCAACACCGCTTCGGTGCCGACTTTGTTGACGATTTCGTTGTGCACGGTTTTTTGCACTGCGGGAGTTCCCATGATGCCTGAGGGTGCAAGATAAGCATAAATGTACTCTAAACGTTCCCGGGACATCGACGTGATTAGTTCGCCATCTTTCCAGACGCTGTGAAACGCGATGTTTCTGCCTGGTAAATGCTCCTGCGCAATGAACTCCCAATCTACATTGCGGGCTTTCCAGTAACGAATCCACGACACCGCTGTTTCCCGATTGTCTGCAGGTGTGCTTCCACGTCCGCCAGCACCATGAGTTGCGCGTATCCAAATGGGACTGCCCAGTTCCTCAAAGGCGCGGTCGATGTCTTCTTCTTTTTTGATGAGGATGGTTTTGGCAACTGGTATGTCTTTTTGTTTCCAGACGCGTGCGGATTCAAATTTGTCTTGGCATGCCAGTACTGCCTGTTTTGAGGGTAAGTAGACGGGTGCGTTGAGTTTTTCTCGGTTTTCTGAGATGACTTCGACTTCTACGTCTGGTTGGGCATGGAGGAAATCAATGTTTTCTTTTTGGATTATCTCGTTTAGTGTGTCTATGTAGCTTGGGTCTTTGGCAAGTGGTACCTTGTAGGTTGTTTTAGTTGGTGCCATAAACTGAAAGTACTCGCTGGCTTCTGTGCCAACTATGTGCATTTGTTCGGGCGCGATTTGAAGTGACTTGACAAAGTTTATGCCTGCTGGTCCACCTGCTCCCGTGCAAAGAATCCTTTTCATTAATTTACCCCGTCTCTTTGTTATCTTTTTAGGTTAGATGATTAATACATGTGACCAAGTTAATATTTTTATCCAACCCCTTGGCAAAGAAAAAATTTAATACAAAATACACAACCATCTAAACTAAAGGTGCACTACACTGTCCATCTCAGGATTCATGATAGTAAAAAATGGCTTAAAACAAGGCTACCCCTTTGTTGAAGCAATCGCTTCCGCTCTTCCTATCTGTGATGAATTTCTAATATCAGATGGTTACTCAACTGATGGCACCTATGAAGTACTCAAAAAACTGCCTGAGCTAAACAAAAAAATTATACTTTCCCAAGATGAGTGGCCAAACACGGGTTTAATGGCGCTCTCCACAGTTTCTAACATTTTGCGCTGGAAATGCAAAGGCAAACACCTCTTCTACATGCAAGCCGCCGAAGTCATACACGAAGACAACCTAAACGTGATAGCATCCTTGCCTGAAATTTATCCTGATACTGAAACTTTCTGCTTTCCGTATGTTACTGTGATTGGAAACTATAAAATCGCGGATGAGGCGCGGTTGCGGTTTTGCCAAAACCTGCCTTGGCTGGAGGCTACGGGGGATGCGTGGGCTTTGAGTGTGACCAAAAAATTTGTGCGTGCTGAGGCAAGGCGGAATTTGAAGAGTCCAAAAAGTTTTCTTAATCTTGTTGGCAGAGGTGTGGAGTGGCGTTTTGCAAGTTGCATGAACAACACGCGCTCTCGAATGATTTATTTGCCCAAAGAAATCATCCGCTACCCTGCCCTGTTTAAAACCAACTACATCGAACGCTGCAAGGAACACAAAGAATACTTTAAGCTACCTGAATTTCACAAGTTCGTTGACGAGTTAGAGCAGATGGGTGAGGACGATTTTGTAGAACGCACAGTAGCCATGCATCATCAACACTATTTCAAGTACAGTGCGCACTACAAAGGCGATTTCGCAACGCTCAAACTTGAGGACCACCCAAAAATAATGCATGAACTCCTCGTTAGCAAACAGGAAAGCTACACAGTGCGCGACAGTATCTTAGAGAAAATCGCCAACTCCTAAACTCTTTAGCAAAAAACCTTATCAACAAGAAGAAAAACAATACAACAGCAAACCTGTGGGCCGGTCGTCTAGCCTGGTTAGGACGTTGGCTTTACGAGCCAAAGGTCGCCGGTTCAAGTCCGGCTCGGCCCACCACAAATTCTGGTTGTTGCTTGTTGTTGTCACATTGTTTTTTATAGTTAGCTTAGCCGCTAGGATATAGGTGTCTTTGGAGGTGACGTGTTTGCCTAAGAAAGATGATGATTTGCGGCGTACTGCGCCTCGTGTGACTGTTCCTGAACCCGAGATGACCAAGGATCACCAGTATAGGTGTCCATTGGACCAGGCGGTTTATTCTGACCGTAAAGAGTACAATAAGCATTGCAAAGAAGAGCATGATGTCCTATAAATTAAGGGCTAATCTGTGAAAATTGCGGTTGAGTTTAGGTTAACGTAAAAGTTGATGGTTTGGTGCTAGGTTGGTTTAGCGTATGGCTTCGTCGATTCTGCTTTCGCGTTTGGTTTGTGTGACTTCTTTGAAGAGTTCGATGCATTCTTCTTTGGTTGGTGCTTCTACGGCTATGCTACCGTATGCGCCTATGTCTATTCGGTATTTTTTTCCTTCATCTTTTATGCTCATGAGTCCCTCTCCCTCTCATGTATAAACCAAAATTGGCTTATAATTTATTGCAGTGTGCATTATCTACATTATAAGCTTAATCCCTGTTAACTGAGAAAATCCCTGATTTTTCTTGCATTAAAAACAACAAAACCCGCAGTTTTCAAGTAACCGCCAACACGCGAAATCACTCCCGCTGCATCCGTTCCAAGCTTACAAGTTAACACCTGATCAAAAAGACCCAAAGACTCAACATCAACAACATCCCGATTCAACCGTGTCCGCTCTAAAACCTCCAAAACCCTGCTCTTGGACGCCCCCAAAACAATTAATCTGTCCAGAAGGGAATCCCGCCAAAGCGTCAACTTATCAATTTGACCCGTCGAAAGCTCAGCCTCCAAAACGCCTTCATCCAAATTAATGCCCATAACCTTGATGGTTATAGGTAAGCCTTCACGTAACCCCCACAACTCCGCAATTTTTGGAAGCTCAACAGGTTTTTCCTCCATCAAAACTTCCCGCAGATGCCTCAGCGAGACCTTAGCCTGAAAAATTTTTGGTTCAATCACTCCAACATCCACTGCAAGAAAGCTGGGGTTTGAGTTTTTCTTAATTAACCCTTTAAGCTCCATGCCAACCTGTACGTTTTCTATGGTGGTTGGGGCTAAACCGATTTCTTTAGCAATAAAATTCTTGGCAAATTCCTCATCCTCACCCATAACTGAAACCTGCACCCAGCCGCCTGCGTTGCCAACGATTTTAGCTTGCACATCAAGTTCTTCAAAGGTGGTTTGTAAGAAATCGTCGATTTCTTTTAATTGGTGCCCGCGTGGAGCTTTGGTTAACAATGTTAGAGTGGTCATATTTGATGCCCCAATAATCCAGTTATTTCTTCATGCAGCTTTCTAACTCTTTCTGCTGCTTCACTTCTTCCATCCTCCTCCAAACGCCGCAACTCAACCTCGATGCTGGTTTTTCTTGTACCATCAATGAGTTTGTCAGCGTAACCCACAATTTTTTCTTCTAACGTTTGAGGAATGTAGTTGTCTTTTGGCCAGCCCAGCCAATCCGCTTCTTCTTGTGAGATTCCTGCGCCAACGTGACGCTTGATAATGTTGATTACTTCTTGAGGTAACCCTAGCTGCTGCGCAAGTTGAACTCCTGCTATAGCGTGCTCTACGGTGTGGGTTTTGCTGCGTCCCAAATCATGAAGCAACGCTCCCGCCTCCACCAGTTCAACGTTAACATCAAAACCCTTCTGGGATAGTTCACGTGCGATTTGCACGGATAGGTTTGCTACTGCTTGACAGTGCATAATCACTTTTTCTGAGCATTGATTATCCTGTAGAAGTTGGGTTGCTTGCTCCCGTGTGGGAAGCTGGTTATTCACCGAGTTCCTTCCTTAAAACCTCAACTTTAGCTGAGAGATGCTCAATCATTATTTCATTGTCAAAATGCACCAATGGCTTGTCACAAACTGAGCAGTGAAAAACTGATTCTACTGCATCCTCAAAAGTTACCCGTTTACATTCAGGCGAATGACAATAATAGAAGTCATGGGTTCGCTCATAATCCAAACGCACGTTGAGTTTTTCTAGAACACGGCGTTTTTGGCTTAAAATAAATCCTTCTAACTGGTCGGCTTGGAGTTTCCAGTGGAAAATAAACCATCCTGTCTTGGGGTCACGGGTTCGCCTAAGACTAACTAGGGAGTGGTCGTAGAGTTTGTATAGGATTTTGCGAACTGAGTTTAGGCGTATGCCTGTTTTGTTGGCTATTTCATCATCAGTTATTTCTTCTACGCCTTTTAGGTGTTCGATAAGTTTAACGGCGTCTTCATCGCCAAGAGCCATAGCAACCTTTGTTAAAGTAGACTCATCAATTGTAGATAGCATAATCAAGTTTCCTAGACCATAATAATGTATTATGCTCAAATAAAACTTTTATTACTTAAAACGAGGAAAACCCCTGTTAACTTCGGATTTTCTTACCCCGCGTCTGTGGTACAACACCCATTTCTGCATCATCATATTTCACGGCTAACTCCTTTCCTTCAAAGAAGCGATCAAGAAAAATCGCCAAAGCCGAACACTCCGAATGCGGCTGATTCCCAACTGCAACATTAAAATCCGAGACCTCGCTGGAGTAAAATTCGCCAGGAACTTTTTGGCTACCCACAAGAACCATGATTGGTTTGTTTTGTGCTTTAATTCGGTTTAAAACGTCGCTGGATTGGATGTTTTCACCATACACCGTCAAATGAACCACGATGCCGCCTTCATCATGCCACTGCCGAACCTCACTTTTCCAAGACGTCCCCATCCTAAAAGCAAACTCTCCACCCCAATGCCCCGTGAGCTTCTCCACAGTTTGCTGGATGCTTTTGTCTTCAATGTCAGCGAGTATAAAACCTGAAGCGCAAAGCGCCCGTGCCGTCAAAGCAACATGAGTGGTTAAACGGGCATCCCTTTGTAGTCTGTGTCCCCATCTTAGAATAACAATTTTTGGCGTTTTGCCATTAAGGTTTTGAGAGCTGGACTTTTCCATTTAGCTTTTCCACTTTTCTTTTTATCTGGTCAAATATTGATGGGTTTGCTTCAAAATCCATTTCAACGGATGTGTTTTGGAACTCTTCTTTTATCACGTGTGCTTTGTCGTGGACCCAAGCGATAAACTGCATGGTCTGACTGTTTATGGGCACGCTAAAACTTGCTTGAATGTAATTTTCCAAAATCTTCAGTACCTCATGGCTAAGGCCGTCAAGGTTCTTTTCACATTTAGCAGATAGCAAAATTGGGTTTTTCACTATAGGTTTTAGCGCTGCAAGTTTCTCTTCAGCTTCTTCTGGTTTCATTAGGTCAATTTTGTTGAGGGCTGTTATAATTGGGATACCTGATGCGCCTAACATGTCAATTGTTTCTAAGCATATCTTGTTTTTCTTCTCGATTAATTCCTGGCTCTCATCAATGTCTAAAACTAGAATTATTAAATCTGAGAATATGGTCTCTTCAAGTGTAGAGTGAAATGCTTCCATTAACCCAATTGGTAATCGGTCAATAAAGCCCACAGTATCTGTTAAAAGGAATTTGTGGTCCAAAAATTCGATGATTCTTGTTGTCGTTGAAAGAGTAGTGAACAGGGATTTGTCTACGCGCACGGCTTCTTGTGCCAATGCATTAAACAGCGTGCTCTTTCCCGCGCTAGTGTAACCCGCAAGAGAAATGGATAAAAATCCAAGTTCGGTGCGGCGTTCACGGTGCAGAACCCTTTTTTCTCTAATGTGCTTGAGTTTTTTTAGGATAGTTTGAATCTGGCGTTTGATGGCTTCACGGTAAACATCCGCTTCGTACACTCCTAACCCCATAAAACCCGGTTGCTCGCTACTTTTGGCAAGCCGCACTTTTTCTTTGGCATGTTTAATTTCGTTTTTCAGTGTTGCCAGCTGGATTTGGAGTTGGGCTTCGGTTGTGGTTGCTCGTTTAGTGAAAATTTCCAAGATAAGTTGGAAGCGGTCGATGACTTCTATTTTGGTTGCTTTGGCGAGGTTATATGATTGTATCGTCCGTAGAGTATTATCAAAAATAACTTTGTCGGCACCAGTGTCTTTTACCATCTGTCGGAGTTCTTCAACTTTTCCAGCGCCAATCTGGTATCGGGCATCCGCACGTCTTGTCTGCTCCAAAGTGCCCACGATAGTGTCGCCGGCGGATTGGGCGAGCCTTTTGAGTTCTTCTAAACTTGACGGTTCACGGTTCAGTCTGCGTTGAGCTAGGATTGCTTTCGTTTAGAGGGCTCCTCCCCTTTACTGTTAAACTGTATGAGGTCCCCCAAGGTTAACTCTTCATTTGCTGGTTTGGTAAGTACTGGTGGCGCTTTCTCTTTCTCCTTTTCAATCGGGACCATTAGCGTAATTTTTAAGGTGCGTTCCAGCTTGGATGCTAAAAGGTTGTTTGGAGCCATTTTGCCTGTTTCAATATGTCTTAGAACTGAGGCTTTCTCGTTGATTTTTTTGCCCAAGTCTTCATGAGACAGCCCAAGTTTCTCTCTGGCAGCGCGAATTTTGGTTTGATAATCTTCAACGACTTCTGTGGTAATTGCAACTTGGGGAACGGATGATTTTTTCTGCACCATACTTACTGGAACAGCTGTTCTTTTTGGTGCAATTGATGTGGCTGCCGTTGCTTTTTTTCTTTCTATTTCAGCTTCTTCTTGTGGCAGAATTACTTTTCCATGTTTAGAGCACTCCGCACAAACGGTCAATCTTGCACCTTCAATTATTGCTCGTATGGGGTCGGAATGTATTTTTCGTCCACAAACTTCACATCGCAAGGTAACTTTTTCACCTTTTCATTGTCTTTATTAAATTGATAAGTTTATACTTATCGAATCATCAGAAAAAAATGAATGGTGCATTAAGCATGGACAGCACACTTGATAAAGTCAGAAGCATCGCAGATTACCAGTTCGGGCAGGGCGCAGGCAACACGCTGTTCCCTGAAAACATCCAAATCGAATACTCAAAACGCACAGGCAGAATACGCTACATAAACCACCACGGCGAACGTTTAGCAACCCTGCGACCTACCGATGGACTCTACTCCTTAAGTATCAAAGCCGCCAAAACCCTCGCAGAAAGCCTGCCATCAGCCAGATGCTTTGTAACAGTACAAACCGATGTTTCCAAGTATATTGCTGAAGGCGGAGACGTTTTTGCGGTTCACGTTGTAGCTGTTGATGAGGAGCTTCGTGCCAGAGATGAAGTGGTTGTTTTGGATGAGCAGAAACAGGTGTTGGCAGTTGGCCGGGCAGTTCTGTCAAGTGCAGAAATGAAGGCTTTTAGAACTGGGGTTGCAGTGAAAGTGCGGCACGGTATCAAAAAATAGCTGCTGAACAATTTTAGTGGAAAAGCTGAAGGCTGCCAGCTACTCTAGTTGGCAAGAGAAAGAAGTATTATACTGGTAGTCTTCAACTTTTCCACCGCAAAAGGCGAACCAATTTTTTCATTTAAGGATTTTTGTCAAGGTTTCTTGACTAAGCCAAGTCAAACTTTCTTGACTAAACCAGAAGGCAACATCTATAAACATAAACAACAACTAAATCATTCAATCTTGGTGAAGTCTTATGCATAGACGCATTAATCCTCGTGAACAGAAACGTATGATGTAGCGTATGGGCATGAACATGGATGCGGTTTCCGACGTTAAACAGGTCATTATTCAAACCGCAAACAAAGACATCGTGATTGAGGAACCTGAAGTTATGATAATGAATGTTCAGGGACAAAAAATGTACCAAATCATCGGTGGAGACGTCAGCGAACAAGCCCCCGGGCAAACTCTGAAGGCAGAAGCAAAACCAGCTTTTTCTGAAGAAGATGTCCAGTTGGTTGCTGACCAAACAGGCAAAAGCCTAGAACAAGCCAAAGAAGCATTGCAGGAATGTGCTGGAGACTTAGCAAAGGCTATTTTACTGCTTCAATCCTAAATTTTCCTTATTCCTTTGTCTGTACGTCTAACTTTAGAAAACAGTTTCGTAGCTTCTTTAGCGTAGTAAAAACTGGTGTCGGCGTAACCGCTGATTAAACTGGTTCTTCTGGTGGCAGTGGACTGTTTGGTTTTTTCTCGCGAATTAGTATAAGGATTGTTACAGCTATTGCTGCAATTACACCAATGGCAACAACGATATAACTTGATGGTATTCCTGTGGTTTCAGGTGGCGACGTAGCAGTCGGTGTTGCTGTGACTGGAGGGGTTGCTGTTGCTGGCGGCGGGGTAGGTGTTTGAGTTGGTGTTGCTGTGGGTGTTGGTGTAGGTGCTTCGCCAACATTGGTTATACTTAGTGATTTTACTGCTGACAGGTTTTGTCCTTTGAACAGTAAACCTTGTGAGCCAACTACCAAAAGCCTGGATGCTTCGCCGTTTGGAAGCGCTGTGCCGTTTGCAAATTGATATGCCACCATTATCGTCAAGGGCAAAAGTGGTGTCGTTTCTTCACCTGTACTGTTATCGTAAACTGTGTATTGTGGTGAAATATTAAATCCATAAGCTACTTGGGCGTAGCTAAATGTCATGTTGGCTCCGTCGTCTCCCTCTGTTTGCACTGTAACATTTTGGTAGGGTTCCAATGTGTAACCTGCAACTATGCAGAGTTGATAAAGCGAGACGCCCTGATACTCTCCAGCGTAAAGCTCTGAATCTAACACGTATCCTCCCCAATTGATTGTTGGAATAAACGTGGACGTGTCATTTATGTTACTTAGACTGTGCTCTGCCCCGTTTGGACCATAAACAATTATCTCTTCTGGTGCAGTTGCTTGTGCTAAAGGAGCAGTTGAAAATAATACAGCAGTAAAAAGCATTAAGAAAAGCATAATACTCATGCTTGTTATTATTTTATTTTTCTTCAATTTGTTAACTCTCCTGATTATTTTGAAATGGGCTTCTGAATAAAAGCTTTACTCAAAAGACACTAAAACAAATCGCCGTCTAAATGGAAAAATTTTAATCCAGCCATGAAAGGCATGATAATCAGGGATTATCACGGTAAAAATGGAAATAATAAGCATAGGAAACGAACTACTTATAGGAAAAATTCAAAACACAAATGCTTTTTGGCTCTCTAAACAGGCAACACAATTAGGCGTTAACGTAACAAGAGAAACAACAATCCCCGACATTATTGACGTAATCGCTCAAACCCTCAAAGAAACAATCCGGCGTAAACCTCAATTCATAATAACCACAGGCGGACTGGGACCAACTTTTGATGACAAAACCTTTGAGGCAGTCGCAAAAGCTCTCAACCGACCCTTAGAAGTCAACCCCGAAGCCCTAAATTTTGTCAAAGAAAAATGCGAAACCTACGCCAAAAAACACGGTCTTCCCATCATAGAAATGACGCCGCCCAGAATCAAAATGGCTGCTCTCCCACAGGGAACACAACCAATCAACAACCCTGTTGGAACTGCTCCTGGTTTACGTGTGGATTTGGAGAGTGTAATGTTGTTTGTTTTGCCTGGTGTTCCTTTGGAGATGGAGGCAATTTTTAATGAATCCATCGCTCCTCTTCTTAAGAGTGCTGTGGGTGAATTGAGGTTTTTTGAGCGGAGCCTTTTTGCAGATTGTATCGCGGAGGCTGCTTTAGCGCCGCTGATTGATGCTGTTATGAGGGATAATGCGGCGGTTTACCTTAAGTCTCATCCCCTGAAAGTGGGTGAAACGTTTCGGGTTGAGTTGCACCTGACTCTGAGTTGCTCTGGAGATGGCGTGGAAAAACTGCAAAAAGCCGCTGGTCAACTTGCTAAGCTTATTGAACAGCATGGGGGCAAACCCTCCTTTAATGAGTAAACTTAATCTGCATTAGACCTTACTAATTTAGGGTTTAACAGTGTCGTTGACAAATGAAAAGACAAATCTCTAAAGCAGTCACTATGCTTGTAGTTTTGGTTTTTGTTATTTCAATGATTCCGCTGTCAACTGCACAGGGTGCTACAACGCTGACTTATCGTCTAACTGAGCATCCAAACGACCAGAAAACCTACACTCTCACGGTGACTATACCCGACACGTTACTTGAGGAGTATCAACAAAAAAACCACCGTTTATCCTTCCTAAGTGACTACCCCAAATTTGTAACTCCGTATGCTCTTCAGCCAATAGCTGATGCACTGTGGGAAATCTACCAAAATGATGAAGACTTCACAAACGGCGTCCTTCAAATCGTACATCAAATAAGCTACGAGGCGTCAGGTCCAGGTGAATACCCTGTAGAAACAATGGTTAACGATGTAGGCGACTGCGACCTTCTATCCCAAATTGCTGCATCCATCCTGCAAGCTGGCGGAATAGACGTTGTT belongs to Candidatus Bathyarchaeota archaeon and includes:
- a CDS encoding DUF488 domain-containing protein, encoding MFKKPALTVYTIGHSTRTVDELIELLKAFQVTLVIDVRTVPHSRHNPQFNKETLPYTLKRNEIKYTHIPGIGGLRRPIKDSANLALKNTGFQGYADFMQTKDFTENLLSVIGLARENTVALMCSEAMPSRCHRNLIADALVIRHIKVEHILGVDSCISHHLNELAQVEGTKITYPLYSKETPQRMLSDFASK
- a CDS encoding DUF354 domain-containing protein yields the protein MKVWYDALTGKHMRYGVAIARHLRSRGHQVFITTRKHPDTTTMAEFLKEEVRAFGEYNPESLMSRLESGVLRQVEMCKIFKNQEFDVAISHGSADLCRVAFGLGKPVITTVDTPYAYAVHKLTLPLSKYIVKSSSIADDAVERYVSDGAIVDFDSVDEVAWIQGFKPAVDYGFGRPLVVIRPLEDKAIYAQKQMDILQLTKNLSKIARVVYLDRYRRDNIEDLIVPQGFVDSASLVAQADLFIGVGGTITREAALQGTPAIVLNAFEKQEVNDYLMEGGFPIFKSEISGAQALAEKLLGQRFDVKEKLAGLQNPLDVIADLVEC
- a CDS encoding HAD hydrolase-like protein, producing the protein MIDAVIFDLDGTIVNLPIDYKKLEAEIKKHAKTDDVKPVTKTIAGLDVQAKKEVFRVWSKLEAEAWKKATVNQNVIELFEKYHFERKALVTMQGEALADEISKALNLRFDFIITREISLDRFKQLVLAKEKLGVDFSRILFVGNTEGDQKAAERANCQFLKV
- a CDS encoding ATP-grasp domain-containing protein, yielding MKRILCTGAGGPAGINFVKSLQIAPEQMHIVGTEASEYFQFMAPTKTTYKVPLAKDPSYIDTLNEIIQKENIDFLHAQPDVEVEVISENREKLNAPVYLPSKQAVLACQDKFESARVWKQKDIPVAKTILIKKEEDIDRAFEELGSPIWIRATHGAGGRGSTPADNRETAVSWIRYWKARNVDWEFIAQEHLPGRNIAFHSVWKDGELITSMSRERLEYIYAYLAPSGIMGTPAVQKTVHNEIVNKVGTEAVLAIDGNFSGIASVDLKENKDGVPCVTEINPGRMFTTSFFFSFASKVIRQDYAINIPYLYTKLAYKEEVPKLEKYNPLPAEVFWIRHMDAPGRIVFNGKIIGEMYQ
- a CDS encoding DUF2110 family protein produces the protein MTTLTLLTKAPRGHQLKEIDDFLQTTFEELDVQAKIVGNAGGWVQVSVMGEDEEFAKNFIAKEIGLAPTTIENVQVGMELKGLIKKNSNPSFLAVDVGVIEPKIFQAKVSLRHLREVLMEEKPVELPKIAELWGLREGLPITIKVMGINLDEGVLEAELSTGQIDKLTLWRDSLLDRLIVLGASKSRVLEVLERTRLNRDVVDVESLGLFDQVLTCKLGTDAAGVISRVGGYLKTAGFVVFNARKIRDFLS
- a CDS encoding TIGR00295 family protein — protein: MNNQLPTREQATQLLQDNQCSEKVIMHCQAVANLSVQIARELSQKGFDVNVELVEAGALLHDLGRSKTHTVEHAIAGVQLAQQLGLPQEVINIIKRHVGAGISQEEADWLGWPKDNYIPQTLEEKIVGYADKLIDGTRKTSIEVELRRLEEDGRSEAAERVRKLHEEITGLLGHQI
- a CDS encoding transcription factor, producing MSIIHYYGLGNLIMLSTIDESTLTKVAMALGDEDAVKLIEHLKGVEEITDDEIANKTGIRLNSVRKILYKLYDHSLVSLRRTRDPKTGWFIFHWKLQADQLEGFILSQKRRVLEKLNVRLDYERTHDFYYCHSPECKRVTFEDAVESVFHCSVCDKPLVHFDNEIMIEHLSAKVEVLRKELGE
- a CDS encoding tRNA (cytidine(56)-2'-O)-methyltransferase (catalyzes the S-adenosyl-methionine-dependent 2'-O-ribose methylation of C56 in tRNA transcripts) is translated as MEKSSSQNLNGKTPKIVILRWGHRLQRDARLTTHVALTARALCASGFILADIEDKSIQQTVEKLTGHWGGEFAFRMGTSWKSEVRQWHDEGGIVVHLTVYGENIQSSDVLNRIKAQNKPIMVLVGSQKVPGEFYSSEVSDFNVAVGNQPHSECSALAIFLDRFFEGKELAVKYDDAEMGVVPQTRGKKIRS
- the hflX gene encoding GTPase HflX translates to MNREPSSLEELKRLAQSAGDTIVGTLEQTRRADARYQIGAGKVEELRQMVKDTGADKVIFDNTLRTIQSYNLAKATKIEVIDRFQLILEIFTKRATTTEAQLQIQLATLKNEIKHAKEKVRLAKSSEQPGFMGLGVYEADVYREAIKRQIQTILKKLKHIREKRVLHRERRTELGFLSISLAGYTSAGKSTLFNALAQEAVRVDKSLFTTLSTTTRIIEFLDHKFLLTDTVGFIDRLPIGLMEAFHSTLEETIFSDLIILVLDIDESQELIEKKNKICLETIDMLGASGIPIITALNKIDLMKPEEAEEKLAALKPIVKNPILLSAKCEKNLDGLSHEVLKILENYIQASFSVPINSQTMQFIAWVHDKAHVIKEEFQNTSVEMDFEANPSIFDQIKRKVEKLNGKVQLSKP
- a CDS encoding multiprotein bridging factor aMBF1, whose amino-acid sequence is MRCEVCGRKIHSDPIRAIIEGARLTVCAECSKHGKVILPQEEAEIERKKATAATSIAPKRTAVPVSMVQKKSSVPQVAITTEVVEDYQTKIRAAREKLGLSHEDLGKKINEKASVLRHIETGKMAPNNLLASKLERTLKITLMVPIEKEKEKAPPVLTKPANEELTLGDLIQFNSKGEEPSKRKQS
- a CDS encoding pseudouridine synthase, translating into MDSTLDKVRSIADYQFGQGAGNTLFPENIQIEYSKRTGRIRYINHHGERLATLRPTDGLYSLSIKAAKTLAESLPSARCFVTVQTDVSKYIAEGGDVFAVHVVAVDEELRARDEVVVLDEQKQVLAVGRAVLSSAEMKAFRTGVAVKVRHGIKK
- a CDS encoding nascent polypeptide-associated complex protein, which gives rise to MGMNMDAVSDVKQVIIQTANKDIVIEEPEVMIMNVQGQKMYQIIGGDVSEQAPGQTLKAEAKPAFSEEDVQLVADQTGKSLEQAKEALQECAGDLAKAILLLQS